A region from the Mya arenaria isolate MELC-2E11 chromosome 2, ASM2691426v1 genome encodes:
- the LOC128208530 gene encoding multiple inositol polyphosphate phosphatase 1-like: MINHWYKALLLFIVFLCHRYSCTVGSRFINLNKMAASMKINIRLQLILIIFLKIHYNLASIRKDLFSTKTAYAWTRDEDEIVPENRFMTTDFEGKQCTAVNFQVLLRHGARFPGYKDIRRMNQLHELLKFAVRSEDFQFLQTWESEFPEVHEKQLVDEGEDEQFGLGERFGTSFKQLLTDNMQNVQFYSSSKQRCLDSAMAFYEGITGAILDESFDDLKPVVNNDILRFHADCANYYHSVENNKTHLLFYKKFKYGPELKMVATNVAKRLGLKHAELNAGDLKLIYFWCTFEMIIIGKDDWCHLMTDEEKEVMEYHNDLKQYWKKAYGHHMIGKMACPLVSHMFKLLEEATKTRTSVGSFYFGHAETVAPIYAALGLFNDSQPLTDSNFSAMKHRAFKSSKILQFSANLAIVLYECKDYTESGSFIDDFVIRMFVNEQPVNVPACDRLVCPFVKVKDSYLHHIDDCLSSNICKLPVHDEL; encoded by the exons ATGATTAATCATTGGTAcaaagcattattattatttattgtttttctttgtcacCGTTATTCTTGTACAGTAGGGAGCAGGTTTATTAATCTAAACAAGATGGCTGCGtccatgaaaataaatataagattacaacttattttaataatattccTAAAAATCCATTATAATTTGGCATCCATTCgtaaagatttgttttcaacaaaGACAGCATATGCATGGACGAGAGATGAAGATGAAATTGTTCCAGAAAACCGGTTTATGACGACAGACTTCGAAGGAAAACAATGCACGGCTGTCAACTTTCAAGTTCTTCTTAGGCACGGGGCTCGTTTCCCTGGTTACAAGGACATAAGACGGATGAATCAATTGCACGAGCTTCTCAAATTTGCTGTCAGGTCAGAGGATTTCCAATTCTTACAGACATGGGAGAGTGAATTCCCAGAGGTTCATGAAAAACAGCTGGTTGATGAAGGGGAGGATGAGCAGTTTGGTCTCGGTGAAAGATTTGGCACGAGCTTCAAACAGCTCCTTACTGACAATATGCAAAATGTTCAGTTCTACTCATCAAGTAAACAGAGGTGTTTGGACAGTGCTATGGCATTTTATGAAGGGATAACTGGTGCTATTTTAGATGAATCATTCGATGATTTGAAACCGGTGGTAAATAATGACATTCTTAGATTTCATGCTGATTGTGCCAATTATTACCACAgtgttgaaaacaataaaactcatctgctattttataaaaagtttaaatatggaCCAGAACTTAAAATGGTTGCGACCAATGTGGCAAAACGTTTGGGCTTAAAACATGCAGAATTAAATGCAG gtgaTTTAAAGTTAATCTATTTCTGGTGCACATTTGAAATGATAATCATTGGAAAAGACGACTGGTGCCATCTCATGACGGATGAAGAGAAGGAAGTCATGGAGTACCACAATGACCTAAAA CAATATTGGAAAAAAGCCTATGGTCATCACATGATTGGAAAAATGGCATGTCCTCTGGTCAGCCATATGTTTAAACTTCTGGAGGAGGCTACAAAAACAAG AACCAGTGTTGGGTCATTCTACTTCGGTCATGCGGAGACAGTGGCGCCCATCTATGCAGCTCTTGGATTGTTCAACGATAGTCAACCGCTAACAGACTCAAACTTCTCAGCAATGAAACATAGGGcatttaaatcaagcaaaaTACTCCAGTTCTCAGCAAATTTAGCAATAGTTTTATACGAATGTAAGGATTATACTGAAAGTGGATCATTTATAGATGACTTTGTAATAAGAATGTTTGTGAATGAACAGCCAGTGAATGTCCCAGCTTGTGACAGACTGGTGTGTCCGTTTGTGAAGGTGAAAGACTCATACCTGCACCATATTGATGACTGTCTCTCTAGCAACATCTGCAAGCTGCCAGTACATGATGAACTATAA